Proteins encoded by one window of Drosophila melanogaster chromosome X:
- the vnd gene encoding ventral nervous system defective, isoform B → MSNYNPNCGYFEDCSYYTNNVFQQDYCMQTDYEYNKHVYDLFDAKVPSSQRSGFHISDILNLEGSELKNAAAAAAAAAHHGSDLSHHSASESTSGHRGQGSHTSPSALSPTPAGVSADEHHNGSGTGGGAGEADHHSTTEHHAPPSHPQQQHPHHQQHHHPHLLLPQQHHQQAVAPLPLAHHQSGEAQSHAHANAAAAHLLASHNAAAAAAVAAGQYLPNLPKNFPGSFGDEMSSYHHMAQTMLQHSGRSAWIKENELYGTQQPASPDSTSPVTSEVSYTYIGSNCQTSPALSGDYKSYSRSADSDALSVGDALHTLHGSSGNGSAGGAPTAHALHNNNNNTTNNNNHSLKAEGINGAGSGHDDSLNEDGIEEDIDDVDDADGSGGGDANGSDGLPNKKRKRRVLFTKAQTYELERRFRQQRYLSAPEREHLASLIRLTPTQVKIWFQNHRYKTKRAQNEKGYEGHPGLLHGHATHPHHPSALPSPRRVAVPVLVRNGKPCLGDSSKLGADCVSVSSATATAMQNAAAHHLVALNGAAAYQHAAAAAAGLHAHAHAHAHAHGHGHPHAHAQRAAWWP, encoded by the exons CTTATTCGATGCAAAGGTGCCGTCGTCCCAACGCTCTGGCTTCCATATATCGGACATCTTGAATTTGGAGGGCTCTGAGCTGAAGAatgcagcagctgccgccgctgctgccgcccaCCATGGCAGCGATTTGAGTCACCACTCGGCCAGTGAGTCCACCAGTGGACATCGCGGCCAGGGATCTCACACCTCGCCTTCGGCGCTGTCGCCCACGCCAGCGGGCGTTTCCGCGGACGAGCACCACAATGGCAGCGGGACTGGGGGAGGAGCGGGAGAAGCGGATCACCACAGCACCACCGAGCATCACGCCCCTCCTAGCCatccgcagcaacagcacccgcaccaccagcagcaccaccaccctCACCTCCTCCTCCcgcagcagcaccatcagcAGGCGGTGGCCCCACTCCCTTTGGCGCACCATCAGAGCGGCGAAGCCCAAAGCCACGCCCATGCCAATGCAGCCGCCGCCCATCTGCTGGCCAGCCACAATGCAgcggctgcggctgctgtGGCCGCCGGCCAATATCTGCCCAACCTGCCCAAGAACTTCCCGGGGAGCTTTGGCGACGAGATGTCCTCGTACCACCACATGGCCCAAACCATGCTGCAGCACTCGGGCAGGAGTGCGTGGATCAAGGAGAACGAGCTATACG GTACCCAGCAGCCCGCCAGTCCGGATAGCACCTCCCCAGTTACCTCGGAAGTGTCGTACACCTACATTGGTTCCAACTGCCAGACATCGCCTGCCCTTTCCGGCGATTACAAGAGCTACAGCCGGTCGGCCGATAGCGATGCACTATCCGTGGGCGACGCCCTGCACACCCTCCATGGATCCTCTGGTAATGGAAGTGCCGGAGGCGCTCCGACGGCCCATGCCCtacacaacaacaataataatacgacaaacaacaataaccaCAGCCTGAAGGCCGAGGGGATCAACGGAGCAGGCAGTGGTCACGACGATAGCCTCAACGAAGATGGCATCGAGGAGGATATCGACGACGTGGACGACGCCGACGGCAGTGGCGGCGGGGATGCAAATGGATCCGACGGTCTGCCAAATAAGAAACGGAAGCGACGAGTCCTGTTCACCAAGGCGCAAACATATGAGCTGGAACGTCGGTTTCGACAACAACGTTACTTGAGTGCCCCGGAACGCGAGCACCTGGCCAGTTTGATCCGCCTGACGCCGACCCAGGTGAAGATCTGGTTTCAAAACCATCGCTACAAGACGAAGCGGGCGCAAAACGAGAAGGGCTACGAGGGTCATCCTGGTCTACTGCACGGCCATGCCACCCATCCGCATCACCCCAGTGCCCTGCCATCGCCCCGTCGGGTAGCCGTTCCAGTTCTGGTGAGGAACGGAAAGCCCTGCTTGGGCGATAGTTCCAAACTGGGAGCCGACTGCGTCTCCGTGTCATcagccaccgccaccgccatGCAGAATGCCGCCGCCCATCACTTGGTTGCCCTAAATGGAGCGGCCGCCTATCAACATGCCGCTGCAGCGGCTGCCGGCCTTCACGCCCACGCCCATGCTCATGCCCACGCCCACGGACACGGCCATCCACACGCCCACGCCCAGAGGGCCGCCTGGTGGCCCTAA
- the vnd gene encoding ventral nervous system defective, isoform A, translating to MTTSASLERTPSKRDRDRERDNSSGLGSAGSLPASPQSAITVSPSSPATPKRPLRTSTPSLERKREREDREDREDRKERQERHERDRDHERFAAVFSTASTTVPTNTSSSSGLAPEQLRIPTGAAAFSGFPGLHSMSSLMLPSSAAVAAAAAAPFLPWSPILLPPWNHALLPAAFYPAALRNALPGLFDAKVPSSQRSGFHISDILNLEGSELKNAAAAAAAAAHHGSDLSHHSASESTSGHRGQGSHTSPSALSPTPAGVSADEHHNGSGTGGGAGEADHHSTTEHHAPPSHPQQQHPHHQQHHHPHLLLPQQHHQQAVAPLPLAHHQSGEAQSHAHANAAAAHLLASHNAAAAAAVAAGQYLPNLPKNFPGSFGDEMSSYHHMAQTMLQHSGRSAWIKENELYGTQQPASPDSTSPVTSEVSYTYIGSNCQTSPALSGDYKSYSRSADSDALSVGDALHTLHGSSGNGSAGGAPTAHALHNNNNNTTNNNNHSLKAEGINGAGSGHDDSLNEDGIEEDIDDVDDADGSGGGDANGSDGLPNKKRKRRVLFTKAQTYELERRFRQQRYLSAPEREHLASLIRLTPTQVKIWFQNHRYKTKRAQNEKGYEGHPGLLHGHATHPHHPSALPSPRRVAVPVLVRNGKPCLGDSSKLGADCVSVSSATATAMQNAAAHHLVALNGAAAYQHAAAAAAGLHAHAHAHAHAHGHGHPHAHAQRAAWWP from the exons ATGACCACGTCGGCGTCCTTGGAGAGGACCCCCTCAAAGCGGGATCGAGATCGCGAGCGGGACAACAGCAGCGGTCTGGGCAGCGCTGGCAGCTTGCCCGCATCGCCCCAAAGCGCTATCACGGTGAGTCCGTCCTCCCCAGCCACGCCGAAGCGCCCGCTGCGCACCTCAACGCCCTCGCTGGAGCGGAAGAGGGAGCGTGAGGATCGAGAGGACCGGGAGGATCGCAAGGAGCGGCAGGAACGGCACGAGCGAGACAGAGATCACGAGAGATTCGCCGCAGTCTTCAGCACCGCCAGCACCACCGTGCCCACGAACACAAGTTCCAGTTCCGGATTGGCGCCCGAACAGCTCCGCATTCCGACGGGTGCAGCCGCCTTCAGCGGATTTCCGGGGCTCCACAGCATGAGTAGTCTTATGCTTCCATCGTCGGCGGCTGTGgccgccgcagcagcggcCCCGTTTCTGCCCTGGTCGCCCATCCTGCTGCCGCCGTGGAACCACGCCCTCCTACCAGCCGCCTTTTATCCGGCGGCCCTGCGAAACGCTTTGCCTGG CTTATTCGATGCAAAGGTGCCGTCGTCCCAACGCTCTGGCTTCCATATATCGGACATCTTGAATTTGGAGGGCTCTGAGCTGAAGAatgcagcagctgccgccgctgctgccgcccaCCATGGCAGCGATTTGAGTCACCACTCGGCCAGTGAGTCCACCAGTGGACATCGCGGCCAGGGATCTCACACCTCGCCTTCGGCGCTGTCGCCCACGCCAGCGGGCGTTTCCGCGGACGAGCACCACAATGGCAGCGGGACTGGGGGAGGAGCGGGAGAAGCGGATCACCACAGCACCACCGAGCATCACGCCCCTCCTAGCCatccgcagcaacagcacccgcaccaccagcagcaccaccaccctCACCTCCTCCTCCcgcagcagcaccatcagcAGGCGGTGGCCCCACTCCCTTTGGCGCACCATCAGAGCGGCGAAGCCCAAAGCCACGCCCATGCCAATGCAGCCGCCGCCCATCTGCTGGCCAGCCACAATGCAgcggctgcggctgctgtGGCCGCCGGCCAATATCTGCCCAACCTGCCCAAGAACTTCCCGGGGAGCTTTGGCGACGAGATGTCCTCGTACCACCACATGGCCCAAACCATGCTGCAGCACTCGGGCAGGAGTGCGTGGATCAAGGAGAACGAGCTATACG GTACCCAGCAGCCCGCCAGTCCGGATAGCACCTCCCCAGTTACCTCGGAAGTGTCGTACACCTACATTGGTTCCAACTGCCAGACATCGCCTGCCCTTTCCGGCGATTACAAGAGCTACAGCCGGTCGGCCGATAGCGATGCACTATCCGTGGGCGACGCCCTGCACACCCTCCATGGATCCTCTGGTAATGGAAGTGCCGGAGGCGCTCCGACGGCCCATGCCCtacacaacaacaataataatacgacaaacaacaataaccaCAGCCTGAAGGCCGAGGGGATCAACGGAGCAGGCAGTGGTCACGACGATAGCCTCAACGAAGATGGCATCGAGGAGGATATCGACGACGTGGACGACGCCGACGGCAGTGGCGGCGGGGATGCAAATGGATCCGACGGTCTGCCAAATAAGAAACGGAAGCGACGAGTCCTGTTCACCAAGGCGCAAACATATGAGCTGGAACGTCGGTTTCGACAACAACGTTACTTGAGTGCCCCGGAACGCGAGCACCTGGCCAGTTTGATCCGCCTGACGCCGACCCAGGTGAAGATCTGGTTTCAAAACCATCGCTACAAGACGAAGCGGGCGCAAAACGAGAAGGGCTACGAGGGTCATCCTGGTCTACTGCACGGCCATGCCACCCATCCGCATCACCCCAGTGCCCTGCCATCGCCCCGTCGGGTAGCCGTTCCAGTTCTGGTGAGGAACGGAAAGCCCTGCTTGGGCGATAGTTCCAAACTGGGAGCCGACTGCGTCTCCGTGTCATcagccaccgccaccgccatGCAGAATGCCGCCGCCCATCACTTGGTTGCCCTAAATGGAGCGGCCGCCTATCAACATGCCGCTGCAGCGGCTGCCGGCCTTCACGCCCACGCCCATGCTCATGCCCACGCCCACGGACACGGCCATCCACACGCCCACGCCCAGAGGGCCGCCTGGTGGCCCTAA